In Chryseobacterium gotjawalense, the following are encoded in one genomic region:
- a CDS encoding TonB-dependent receptor produces MKKISTLFILFISVLTWAQSSISGKILDTDGQPIPSASVTVEEPGKDAIIAYSITNSKGEFKVTFTSAEQNVDVKVKAFNQKPLQKVVKNENQTQNFTLQDDATEIKEVKLKAKMITKRGDTISYDIKAFESKSDRTLSDVLKKIPGIDVNKDGTVLYQGEPINKFYVNGKDLMEGGYGTINNSLPTGAVSKVEVMENHQPVKILQDKVPSESAAINIKLKKSVTMTGRGEVGAGLDPLLWNVKLTPMFFGQKNQWVVNYKANNNGESVEKEGNILSFGNRYEGRRGNVSQSKWLNVENASSPNLPEKRYLMNNVHYFSANLLTNPFDNKEWELKANASYTNNAVSRESYSETNNFLSNTKYSTNILNHFYTDKAKGEVIFTKNAKKGFFKNVTTFSQFWNADRANVNQNDIYGIRNGQESLESPTSSFQNSLSTIIPWKEKLVNLMSYINYQNDRQALEINPSSYLKFKDLKNPGHFLFENTDTVIQDLKIKTLDINHSASVGFSAKKWTFTPEIGFNFSTNQLDTELSTVTNGIRSPYGNDYRNDLKFTEAIPYATLGINYRSDAWMLYSQFPFNFNSIKAQDPDRNVSKSINKLTFEPTLFAQYTFASFWKASANANLNYNFGNTSDNYAGFIFSSPTSPSAMSANNPIPETIAKSVGSKLEYRNPLNNLFFNVNYRYSKTNRNIIGNSINDGSGFVLTSFRELDNQSNSNSMGAEIGKYLPKFKTNTSFSFNNTLSKTDALTTDQNDVPYFFVNKSNSQSLGFKFNNTYFSWMSVDYNLSFSWNHQQNQFNDSKNSGFNHNLSTYFYPVENHTIGFNWDQINSGNNLTSYHNGFYDVSYQYTWAKKKIDFELKWLNIGNRKVFERFSTSTISDSYTRMQLRPRQIMFTVKFNFK; encoded by the coding sequence ATGAAAAAAATTTCGACTCTTTTTATTTTGTTTATTTCTGTATTGACCTGGGCGCAGTCTTCCATCAGTGGAAAAATTTTAGATACTGACGGTCAGCCGATTCCCAGTGCAAGCGTCACTGTAGAAGAACCGGGGAAAGATGCAATTATCGCTTATTCGATTACCAATTCTAAAGGGGAGTTTAAGGTAACTTTTACTTCGGCAGAGCAAAATGTGGATGTGAAGGTCAAAGCCTTTAATCAAAAACCTTTGCAGAAAGTGGTTAAAAATGAAAATCAAACGCAGAATTTTACTTTGCAAGACGACGCTACGGAAATCAAAGAGGTGAAGCTGAAGGCGAAAATGATTACCAAAAGAGGAGATACTATTTCTTATGATATTAAAGCTTTTGAAAGCAAGTCAGACCGTACGCTTTCCGATGTTTTGAAAAAAATCCCGGGAATCGACGTGAATAAAGATGGAACCGTTCTTTATCAGGGCGAACCGATCAATAAATTCTATGTCAACGGAAAAGATTTGATGGAAGGCGGTTACGGAACCATTAACAATTCTTTGCCAACCGGAGCGGTATCAAAAGTGGAGGTGATGGAAAATCATCAGCCGGTAAAAATTCTACAGGATAAAGTACCTTCTGAAAGCGCTGCCATTAATATAAAATTAAAGAAATCTGTAACCATGACCGGCCGCGGAGAAGTGGGAGCAGGACTGGATCCTTTGTTGTGGAATGTGAAATTAACTCCCATGTTTTTCGGTCAGAAAAACCAGTGGGTGGTGAATTACAAAGCGAATAATAACGGCGAAAGCGTGGAGAAGGAAGGGAATATTCTTTCGTTTGGAAACCGCTATGAAGGAAGAAGAGGAAATGTTTCCCAAAGTAAATGGCTGAATGTAGAAAATGCTTCCTCGCCCAATCTTCCGGAAAAGAGATATCTTATGAATAATGTACATTATTTTTCGGCTAATCTTTTGACCAATCCTTTTGACAATAAAGAATGGGAGCTTAAAGCCAATGCAAGTTATACCAATAATGCTGTTTCTCGGGAATCGTATTCTGAAACCAATAATTTTCTGAGTAATACCAAATATTCTACCAATATTCTAAATCATTTTTATACAGATAAGGCAAAAGGAGAAGTTATTTTTACAAAAAATGCAAAAAAAGGTTTCTTTAAAAATGTCACCACTTTTTCACAATTCTGGAATGCTGACCGGGCAAATGTGAATCAGAATGATATTTATGGAATCAGAAACGGCCAGGAAAGTTTAGAATCCCCAACTTCATCGTTTCAAAATTCATTAAGTACGATTATTCCGTGGAAAGAGAAACTGGTAAACCTCATGTCGTATATCAACTATCAAAATGATAGACAAGCACTTGAAATTAATCCTTCCTCTTATCTTAAATTCAAAGATTTGAAAAATCCGGGACACTTCCTTTTTGAAAATACGGATACTGTTATCCAGGATCTCAAAATTAAAACCTTAGATATTAACCATTCTGCAAGCGTAGGATTTTCTGCAAAAAAATGGACCTTCACGCCGGAAATTGGATTTAATTTTTCTACCAATCAGCTTGATACCGAACTTTCAACAGTGACCAATGGCATTCGTTCTCCTTACGGCAACGACTACAGAAATGATTTGAAGTTTACAGAAGCGATTCCTTATGCGACTTTAGGAATAAACTATAGAAGCGATGCCTGGATGCTTTATTCGCAGTTTCCCTTTAATTTTAACAGCATTAAGGCTCAGGATCCAGATAGAAACGTTTCGAAAAGCATCAATAAATTGACTTTTGAACCGACGCTTTTTGCACAATATACTTTCGCATCTTTCTGGAAAGCAAGTGCAAATGCAAATCTGAATTATAATTTCGGAAACACCAGTGATAATTATGCAGGGTTTATTTTTTCTTCACCGACTTCTCCTTCTGCAATGTCGGCCAATAATCCAATTCCGGAAACAATAGCAAAATCAGTTGGATCGAAATTAGAATACAGAAATCCTTTGAATAATTTATTCTTTAATGTTAATTACCGGTACAGTAAAACGAACCGAAATATCATTGGGAATTCTATTAATGACGGGTCAGGATTTGTTCTTACCAGTTTTAGAGAATTAGACAACCAGAGTAATTCTAATTCAATGGGTGCCGAAATCGGTAAATACCTTCCCAAGTTTAAAACCAATACCTCTTTTAGTTTTAATAATACACTTTCAAAGACTGATGCTTTAACCACCGATCAAAACGACGTTCCTTACTTCTTTGTAAACAAAAGCAACTCACAAAGTTTAGGATTTAAATTTAATAACACTTACTTTTCCTGGATGAGTGTGGATTATAACCTGTCTTTTTCTTGGAACCATCAGCAAAATCAATTCAACGATTCGAAGAATTCTGGATTTAACCATAACTTAAGCACCTATTTCTATCCGGTTGAAAACCATACCATCGGTTTTAACTGGGATCAGATCAATTCGGGAAATAATCTTACGAGTTACCATAACGGGTTTTACGATGTATCTTATCAATATACCTGGGCAAAAAAGAAGATTGATTTTGAATTAAAGTGGTTGAATATTGGCAATAGAAAAGTTTTTGAAAGATTTTCAACTAGTACTATTTCAGACAGCTATACCAGAATGCAACTGCGACCGCGACAGATAATGTTTACCGTTAAATTTAATTTTAAATAA
- a CDS encoding FeoA family protein: MKGDKSNKLCCFPRNKSGKILGYENDDLRMPNKIIEMGLLPETVFKILYQAPFKGPLYIEFGDEKSRIALREEEAQFIIVETLS; encoded by the coding sequence TTGAAAGGAGATAAATCAAATAAATTATGCTGTTTTCCCAGAAATAAATCGGGGAAAATTCTGGGCTATGAAAACGACGACCTCAGAATGCCCAATAAAATTATTGAAATGGGTCTGCTCCCCGAAACCGTTTTCAAAATCCTGTATCAGGCGCCGTTCAAAGGACCACTGTATATAGAGTTTGGTGACGAAAAAAGCAGAATTGCACTTCGCGAAGAAGAAGCGCAGTTTATCATCGTGGAAACTTTATCTTAA
- a CDS encoding GLPGLI family protein, with protein sequence MKKIFTVFAFTAFFALNAQETANRFFYELTFKPKKDSVKLDKVMTILDITKDKSIYRDYTSVAQDSIAKIYVEEMKKSGVYKDPTGVFTTPKFSFKVEKSYPEMKETFVDQIINGFSPVSIGYLEEPNFNWNISLEKEKIGDYNTQKATIDFGGRKWTAWFSSDIPLQDGPYKFKGLPGLIVKVVDSENNYSWVLKGNKKVENFEELSYLEKLVPGSGGKLTTVSREKFESTFSSFKKDPFSSIRPMLSQEMLSQKVPGTDITIGDMVKKQEKSYREFFNANNNPIEIQQDTRKNKE encoded by the coding sequence ATGAAAAAGATATTCACAGTATTTGCATTCACGGCATTTTTTGCTTTAAATGCACAAGAAACAGCCAACCGGTTCTTTTATGAATTAACTTTTAAACCAAAGAAAGATTCAGTGAAATTGGATAAAGTGATGACGATTTTGGACATCACCAAAGACAAATCTATTTACCGCGATTATACTTCTGTAGCACAAGATTCAATTGCAAAGATTTATGTTGAGGAAATGAAAAAATCAGGAGTGTATAAAGATCCTACTGGTGTTTTCACTACACCTAAATTTTCTTTTAAAGTTGAAAAGTCATATCCTGAAATGAAGGAAACCTTTGTTGATCAAATAATTAATGGGTTTTCGCCTGTTTCGATAGGATATTTAGAAGAACCTAATTTTAATTGGAATATTTCATTGGAGAAAGAAAAAATAGGTGATTATAATACTCAGAAAGCAACCATAGATTTTGGTGGTAGAAAATGGACGGCTTGGTTTAGTTCAGATATTCCATTACAAGATGGGCCGTATAAATTTAAAGGTTTGCCTGGCTTAATTGTAAAAGTTGTAGATTCTGAAAATAATTATTCTTGGGTTTTGAAAGGAAATAAAAAAGTAGAGAATTTCGAAGAGTTATCCTATTTAGAAAAGCTAGTTCCAGGAAGTGGCGGAAAATTGACTACAGTATCACGAGAGAAATTTGAATCAACGTTTTCATCATTTAAAAAAGACCCTTTTTCTTCAATTCGTCCGATGCTATCACAAGAAATGCTTTCGCAAAAAGTACCAGGAACTGATATAACAATTGGTGATATGGTGAAAAAACAGGAAAAGTCTTATCGTGAATTTTTTAATGCGAACAATAATCCGATAGAAATTCAACAAGATACGCGCAAAAACAAAGAATAG
- a CDS encoding cupin-like domain-containing protein, whose protein sequence is MGLHLQPIDILESITKEEFREKYLLPRKPVVIKNMAKNWPAYEKWTMEYMKEKVGDVEVPLYDSSKADPAAPINSSAQKMKFTDYIDLINEKPTDLRIFLFDPIKEAPKLLEDYISPKDLMGGFLDKYPNMFFGGKGSETFLHFDIDLAHIFHTHFNGRKHILLFDYKWKDRLYKIPYATYALEDYDIAHPDFEKFPALNGVEGIECFLEHGDTLFMPTGWWHYMKYLDGSFSISQRAWDKSWAVKAHSLWNLTIQRNFDNFMKSRFKKKYMDWKEKKAIERANYALKKGLPK, encoded by the coding sequence ATGGGACTTCACTTACAACCGATTGATATTCTGGAATCGATCACCAAAGAAGAATTTCGCGAAAAATATCTGCTGCCAAGAAAACCGGTGGTTATTAAGAATATGGCGAAAAACTGGCCTGCGTACGAAAAATGGACCATGGAATATATGAAAGAAAAGGTGGGAGATGTTGAAGTTCCGCTTTATGATTCTTCGAAAGCTGATCCGGCCGCGCCCATTAATTCATCGGCACAGAAGATGAAGTTTACAGATTATATCGATTTAATTAATGAAAAACCAACCGATCTGCGCATTTTTCTTTTCGATCCCATAAAAGAGGCTCCGAAACTTTTAGAGGATTATATTTCTCCAAAAGATTTAATGGGTGGTTTTCTCGACAAATACCCCAACATGTTTTTCGGCGGCAAGGGATCCGAAACTTTCCTCCACTTCGATATTGATTTGGCGCATATTTTCCACACCCATTTTAATGGCAGAAAACATATTTTGCTTTTCGATTACAAATGGAAAGACCGGCTTTATAAAATTCCGTACGCGACTTACGCATTAGAAGATTACGATATTGCCCATCCGGATTTCGAAAAATTTCCCGCGTTAAACGGCGTAGAAGGAATCGAATGTTTCCTGGAGCACGGCGACACGCTGTTTATGCCGACCGGCTGGTGGCATTATATGAAATACCTCGACGGCAGTTTTTCGATCTCTCAAAGAGCCTGGGACAAATCCTGGGCGGTAAAAGCGCATTCGTTGTGGAATCTTACCATACAAAGGAATTTCGACAATTTTATGAAAAGCAGATTCAAGAAAAAATACATGGACTGGAAAGAGAAAAAAGCCATCGAACGGGCGAATTACGCCTTGAAAAAAGGTTTACCGAAATAA
- a CDS encoding DinB family protein, whose protein sequence is MNTLPILKKELQQEYETTKKFIDRFPEGKNDFAPHEKSMKMMPLATHIVEVFGWPDYILKTDKLDFAAGDYQPTVLNTKAELQQKLNDDYTTSKNALENLTEEALDGRWTMNMGDQVLADYNKYEAIRHALNQITHHRAQLGVYYRLNDIPVPGSYGPTADEKTS, encoded by the coding sequence ATGAACACTTTACCGATTTTAAAAAAAGAACTGCAGCAGGAATACGAAACGACCAAAAAATTTATCGACCGTTTCCCGGAAGGAAAAAATGATTTTGCCCCTCACGAAAAAAGCATGAAAATGATGCCACTGGCCACGCATATTGTAGAAGTTTTTGGCTGGCCGGATTATATCCTGAAAACCGACAAACTTGATTTTGCTGCAGGTGATTATCAACCAACCGTTCTCAACACAAAAGCTGAACTGCAACAAAAACTGAATGACGATTATACTACTTCGAAAAATGCGTTAGAGAATTTAACAGAAGAAGCGCTCGACGGAAGATGGACGATGAATATGGGAGACCAGGTGCTGGCGGATTATAACAAATATGAAGCAATTCGGCATGCACTGAACCAAATCACCCATCACCGTGCGCAATTGGGTGTTTATTACAGGTTGAACGATATTCCGGTGCCGGGAAGTTATGGGCCGACTGCTGACGAAAAAACTTCTTAG
- a CDS encoding GLPGLI family protein has translation MKKLATLFLLLGLMVSAQNNRVIYEYKFRPDSTKTDSLKTEWMYLDINKNGSKYYSKKTFDNDSIINESIKKQMASGMKSISVSRQSFGGEVSGEVEKIYPEYKTFLIANVGNDSYKVAEDRKPNWKILSEKKQLGTFSVQKATTDFAGRKWTAWFTTDVPVQDGPYKFSGLPGLIVEMSDQTGSHQMELKGIKKIPEIAPEELNTQGKDIPFTRKKPIEVNRKQYVKQLSQHENDPVQGMREILSRPNSKVMINVNGKEISEPKEVLRELEKNAKEEMKRNNNKIELIP, from the coding sequence ATGAAAAAATTAGCAACTTTATTTCTTTTATTGGGTTTAATGGTTTCAGCACAAAACAACCGGGTGATTTATGAATATAAATTCCGTCCGGATTCTACCAAAACCGACAGTTTGAAAACCGAATGGATGTATCTGGATATCAATAAAAATGGGTCCAAATATTATAGTAAAAAAACATTTGATAACGATTCTATCATAAACGAAAGTATCAAGAAACAAATGGCTTCGGGAATGAAGAGTATTTCAGTTTCAAGACAAAGTTTTGGCGGTGAAGTAAGTGGTGAAGTAGAAAAAATCTATCCGGAATACAAAACATTTCTGATCGCGAATGTTGGAAATGATTCTTATAAAGTAGCAGAAGACCGAAAACCCAACTGGAAAATTTTATCCGAGAAAAAACAGCTGGGAACCTTCAGCGTTCAAAAAGCAACCACCGATTTTGCCGGAAGAAAGTGGACGGCATGGTTCACAACCGATGTCCCGGTTCAGGACGGACCGTATAAGTTTTCCGGCCTTCCGGGATTAATTGTCGAAATGTCCGACCAAACTGGAAGCCACCAGATGGAACTGAAAGGAATTAAAAAAATCCCTGAAATCGCACCGGAAGAACTCAATACCCAGGGAAAAGATATTCCGTTTACCAGGAAAAAGCCGATTGAAGTTAATCGCAAACAATATGTGAAACAGCTGAGTCAGCATGAAAATGATCCCGTTCAGGGAATGCGGGAAATTCTTTCCAGGCCTAATTCGAAAGTGATGATCAACGTGAATGGCAAAGAAATATCGGAGCCGAAAGAAGTCCTCCGCGAACTCGAGAAAAACGCAAAAGAGGAAATGAAAAGAAACAACAATAAAATCGAACTGATTCCCTAA